In Nicotiana tabacum cultivar K326 chromosome 2, ASM71507v2, whole genome shotgun sequence, the following proteins share a genomic window:
- the LOC107822540 gene encoding nuclear/nucleolar GTPase 2 — protein MAKTKERSVNVSGKPKHSLDGNRDGSATKNGRSAATVRRLKMYNTRPKRDVKGKIIKHDLQSKELPSTRIQPDRRWFGNTRVVNQKELEFFREELSSRLSSNYNVILKERKLPMSLLNDHQKQARVHLLDNAPFADAFGPKAKRKRPKLMALDYDSLAKKAEVSQDAFEDKHGASTSMDENVDGFRDLVRHTMFEKGQSKRIWGELYKVIDSSDVVVQVLDARDPRGTRCYHLEKHLKENCKHKHMVLLLNKCDLVPAWATKGWLRVLSKEYPTLAFHASVTKSFGKGSLLSVLRQFSRIKSDKQAISVGFVGYPNVGKSSVINTLRTKNVCKVAPIPGETKVWQYITLTKRIFLIDCPGVVYQNNDSETDIVLKGVVRVTNLQDAAEHIGEVLNRVKKEHLQRAYKIKDWVDDNDFLLQLCKSTGKLLKGGEPDYMTAAKMVLHDWQRGKIPFFVPPPKLDIDASDEQNELVSEADTAVDDDQAAAAKKAIADVVSSQQLKEVPVQEELFSQNELLGEN, from the exons ATGGCGAAGACGAAAGAGAGGTCGGTGAATGTATCGGGGAAGCCTAAGCATTCCTTAGACGGCAATAGAGATGGCAGCGCAACCAAAAACGGCCGTAGCGCCGCCACTGTGCGGCGGCTTAAGATGTATAATACCAGGCCTAAGCGCGACGTTAAGGGTAAAATCATTAAGCACGACTTACAATCAAAGGAACTGCCATCTACTCGGATACAACCAGATCGCCGTTGGTTCG GGAATACTCGGGTGGTTAACCAGAAGGAACTGGAATTCTTTAGAGAAGAGCTATCAAGTCGGCTTTCCAGTAATTACAATGTTATATTAAAGGAAAGGAAGTTGCCCATGTCCCTTTTAAATGATCACCAGAAG caAGCAAGAGTTCATCTTCTTGACAATGCGCCTTTTGCTGATGCCTTTGGACCTAAAGCGAAGAGGAAACGCCCCAAGCTTATGGCATTAGATTATGATTCTCTAGCCAAGAAGGCTGAAGTGTCTCAAG ATGCCTTTGAAGACAAACATGGTGCTAGCACCTCCATGGATGAAAATGTAGATGGGTTCAGAGATCTTGTTAGGCACACAATGTTTGAGAAAGGACAAAGTAAACGAATTTGGGGCGAGCTTTACAAAGTCATAGACTCTTCTGATGTAGTCGTTCAG GTTCTTGATGCCAGAGACCCCCGAGGTACAAGGTGCTACCATTTAGAGAAGCATTTGAAAGAAAATTGCAAGCATAAACATATGGTCCTTTTGCTGAATAAG TGTGATCTGGTCCCTGCTTGGGCAACAAAGGGATGGCTTAGAGTACTCTCTAAGGAATATCCAACTCTGGCATTTCATGCAAGTGTCACCAAGTCCTTTGGAAAG GGTTCTCTTTTGTCTGTACTGAGACAGTTTTCTCGAATAAAGAGCGACAAACAAGCAATCTCTGTTGGTTTTGTTGGTTATCCCAATGTTGGCAAGTCATCAGTTATTAATACATTGCGCACAAAGAAT GTTTGCAAGGTGGCTCCTATCCCAGGAGAGACGAAAGTTTGGCAGTACATTACACTCACAAAGAGGATCTTCTTGATCGACTGTCCTGGTGTAGTTTATCAGAATAATGATTCGGAAACAGATATAGTCTTGAAGGGTGTG GTACGAGTGACAAACCTGCAGGATGCTGCTGAACACATCGGTGAAGTGTTGAACCGTGTTAAGAAGGAGCATCTTCAAAGAGCTTATAAGATAAAGGATTG GGTTGACGATAATGACTTTCTTCTTCAGCTATGCAAGTCAACAGGCAAACTTCTGAAG GGAGGCGAACCTGACTATATGACTGCCGCCAAGATGGTTCTCCATGATTGGCAAAGAGGCAAAATTCCTTTCTTTGTTCCACCTCCAAAGCTGGATATTGATGCCTCTGACGAGCAAAATGAACTTGTCTCTGAGGCAGACACTGCCGTGGATGACGATCAGGCTGCGGCTGCTAAAAAAGCTATTGCTGACGTTGTTTCATCACAACAACTGAAAGAAGTTCCTGTTCAGGAGGAGCTTTTCAGCCAGAACGAATTATTGGGTGAAAATTAG
- the LOC107822541 gene encoding MLO-like protein 11 has protein sequence MEEGNKELRSLALTPTWSVASVLTIFVAVSLLVERSIHRLSNWLQKTNRKPLFAAVEKMKEELMLLGFISLLLTATSSIISSTCIPSKFYNNVFAPCTKSEVDEEMENKDLKERKLLMAFTLQRRVLNTFNQNTCGENHEPFVSYEGLEQLHRFIFVMAITHISYSCLTMLLAIVKIHSWRKWEDQAQMDRHDVLTEISRAKTFRRQSTFVRVHTSSPLARNHFLVWVTCFFRQFGRSVVRADYLTLRKGFITNHNLTSNYDFHSYMIRSMEEEFQRIVGVSGPLWGFVVGFMLFNVKGSNLYFWIALIPIILVLLVGTKLQHVIATLALESAGFTGSFSRAKLKPRDELFWFKKPELLLSLIHFVLFQNAFELASFFWFWWQFGYNSCFIKNHTLVYLRLIMGFAGQFLCSYSTLPLYALVTQMGTNYKAALIPQRIRETIHGWGKAARRKRRMRMYPDDSTVRTDTSTVISLEEYDNQLVDSPRTVHGADTEIELQPPSIVTDDHHSVTINETSSRVGTPLLRPCASISSAASPRFPHEVLARSSSMPARGDLGKD, from the exons ATGGAAGAAGGTAACAAAGAACTTCGGTCATTGGCCTTGACACCAACATGGTCTGTTGCTTCTGTATTGACTATATTTGTTGCTGTTTCACTCCTTGTCGAGCGATCCATCCACCGCTTATCTAAT TGGTTGCAGAAAACCAATAGAAAGCCATTGTTTGCAGCTGTCGAGAAAATGAAAGAAG AGTTGATGCTTCTTGGATTCATTTCTCTCCTACTCACGGCAACTTCCAGCATCATATCTAGTACTTGCATACCGTCAAAGTTTTACAATAATGTATTTGCTCCATGTACAAAGTCTGAAGTTGATGAAGAAATGGAGAATAAAGATTTGAAGGAGCGTAAACTTTTGATGGCTTTTACTCTTCAGAGGAGAGTATTAAATACCTTCAATCAAAACACCTGCGGAGAG AATCATGAACCATTTGTATCATATGAAGGCCTAGAGCAGCTGCACCGCTTCATCTTCGTCATGGCCATTACTCATATATCTTACAGCTGCTTGACAATGCTGCTGGCGATTGTTAAG ATCCACAGTTGGAGGAAATGGGAAGATCAAGCTCAAATGGACAGACATGATGTGCTAACCG AAATTTCTAGAGCCAAGACATTCCGAAGGCAGTCGACTTTTGTCAGAGTTCACACATCAAGTCCTCTTGCCAGGAATCATTTCCTTGTTTGGGTG ACCTGTTTCTTTCGGCAGTTTGGCCGCTCAGTTGTTCGTGCCGATTACCTTACTCTACGCAAGGGTTTTATCACG AATCACAACCTTACATCAAACTATGATTTTCACAGCTATATGATTCGCTCAATGGAAGAAGAATTTCAAAGAATAGTTGGTGTAAG TGGCCCTCTCTGGGGATTTGTGGTGGGTTTTATGCTGTTCAACGTGAAAG GATCAAATCTGTATTTCTGGATAGCGTTAATTCCTATCATT CTTGTCCTACTCGTGGGTACAAAACTGCAGCATGTAATCGCAACCTTGGCATTGGAGAGTGCCGGATTTACTGGCTCATTCTCAAGGGCAAAGTTAAAACCACGAGATGAACTTTTCTGGTTCAAGAAACCAGAATTACTTTTGTCCTTGATTCATTTTGTCCTTTTTCAG AATGCATTTGAGCTAGCTTCATTTTTTTGGTTCTGG TGGCAATTTGGGTATAACTCATGCTTCATAAAGAATCACACACTTGTGTATCTACGACTAATTATGGG GTTTGCTGGACAATTCCTTTGCAGTTATAGCACCTTGCCACTCTATGCTCTGGTTACACAG ATGGGTACAAACTATAAGGCTGCATTGATTCCACAGCGAATAAGAGAAACGATCCATGGATGGGGAAAGGCAGCAAGAAGGAAAAGGAGGATGCGCATGTACCCAGATGATTCAACTGTGCGCACTGATACAAGCACAGTGATTTCACTCGAGGAATACGATAACCAGTTGGTTGATAGCCCTCGAACAGTCCATGGTGCAGATACTGAAATTGAGCTACAGCCGCCATCAATTGTCACGGATGATCATCATTCAGTAACAATTAACGAAACTTCAAGTCGTGTTGGTACTCCTCTCCTTCGGCCCTGTGCCTCTATTTCTTCCGCAGCTTCCCCAAGATTTCCACATGAAGTATTAGCAAGATCATCTTCAATGCCTGCTAGAGGAGATTTGGGTAAAGATTAA